The following are encoded in a window of Vespula pensylvanica isolate Volc-1 chromosome 2, ASM1446617v1, whole genome shotgun sequence genomic DNA:
- the LOC122637493 gene encoding protein fem-1 homolog C isoform X2 — MYSTEEIFDDLMDECKYAGPGAHLSYTLRNRIEKCKIETRKEIVSYKIDGCAPLFIACKRGHVDIVEYLITVCDADIEQRGKYAASDDRSIHYVTPLWCAAVSEKLPVVKCLIAHGADINAVSDSGSTPVRSTCFMTHIVSYLVENGADISKPNYNGGTCLINSIQSVELCIFLLQHGADVNARDIHNKTALYYAIQENRFRTTKLFLEHNADPHIRSRFNDDALQIACLRGTIPIFEYLVENVSYSSERLADANELMGSTFFYDHNDTQMALKYWRAAMEIRNSHMIDGKPLQKRPVLPKRDTYRYATEFTTLEELNAIALDIDAMRIQSLLICERILGPHHKDTLLRLMFRGASYADALRYQRCIDLWRRALEIRVEKDSILYADTYLTAQALLKLMVDLNEKTLEVMNRNGNKKEPRFCDVVAIFKLLSSQLIDAKKLLEIRPVHKRQQESYERILKCVTHLIYLLIETGETNEEKILTKQLVHELVKQNPRSAHAEDTLLHLCVSSLNTINTSYFTTANETQVIFPRLEVVKLLLECGAQVNARNASRSTPLHIASRVKKFDVPLIKLLLDYGAHLDTPNKAGNTPADLISSYPGNNVNLVKYISLQCHAAHAMCKYGIDCIELPSALQEFLEFHRE; from the exons aTGTATTCCAcggaagaaatatttgatgatCTTATGGATGAATGCAAATATGCTGGACCTGGTGCACACCTATCATATACTTTACGAAACCgtatagaaaaatgtaaaattgaaACTAGGAAAGAAATTGTGTCTTATAAAATAGATGGATGTGCACCATTATTTATTGCCTGCAAAAGAGGTCATGTAGACATTGTAGAATATCTGATAACGGTATGTGATGCAGATATTGAACAGAGAGGAAAGTATGCAGCATCTGATGATAGATCAATACATTATGTTACACCATTGTGGTGTGCTGCAGTATCTGAAAAACTTCCTGTAGTAAAGTGTTTGATAGCTCATGGTGCAGATATTAATGCTGTCTCAGATTCTGGTTCTACTCCAGTAAGGTCAACATGCTTCATGACAC atattgtATCCTATTTGGTTGAAAATGGTGCTGACATATCAAAACCAAATTATAATGGTGGAACATGTCTAATAAATTCAATACAGAGTGTAGAATTGTGCATTTTCCTTCTGCAGCATGGTGCTGATGTAAATGCTAGagatattcataataaaactGCCTTATATTATGCTATTCAAGAGAATAGATTTAGAACTACCAAACTTTTTCTTGAACATAACGCAGATCCTCATATTAGATCTCGTTTTAATGATGATGCACTTCAAATTGCTTGTTTAAGAGGGACCATTCcgatatttgaatatttgg tGGAAAACGTGTCTTATTCTTCAGAAAGATTAGCAGATGCTAATGAGTTGATGGGTTCCacatttttttacgatcataACGATACGCAAATGGCTTTAAAGTATTGGAGAGCAGCTATGGAAATTAGAAACTCTCACATGATAGATGGTAAACCATTACAAAAAAGACCTGTGTTACCCAAACGAGATACTTACAGATATGCAACAGAATTTACTACTCTAGAGGAATTAAATGCAATTGCACTTGATATAGATGCAATGCGAATACAAAGTTTATTAATATGTGAAAGAATATTAGGACCACATCATAAAGATACATTATTAAGGTTAATGTTTAGGGGAGCTTCATATGCAGATGCATTAag atATCAACGTTGCATAGATTTATGGCGTAGGGCATTAGAAATTCGTGTTGAAAAAGATTCT ATTTTGTATGCTGACACATATCTAACAGCACAAGCTTTATTGAAGCTTATGGttgatttaaacgaaaaaacttTGGAGGTCATGAATCgcaatggaaataaaaaggagcCTAGATTCTGTGATGTAGTAGCTATCTTTAAATTACTCTCAAGCCAATTAATAGAtgctaaaaaattattagag ATACGACCAGTGCATAAAAGGCAACAAGAAAGTTATGAACGAATCCTAAAATGTGTGactcatttaatatatttattgatagaAACTGGAGAAACTAATGAggagaaaatattaacaaaacaaCTAGTACATGAATTAGTTAAACAAAATCCAAGATCTGCACATGCAGAAGATACTCTTTTGCATCTGTGTGTATCTAGTTTGAATACTATCAACACAAGTTATTTTACTACCGCTAATGAAACTCAG GTAATTTTTCCACGTTTGGAAGTTGTTAAGTTACTTTTGGAATGTGGAGCGCAAGTCAATGCAAGAAATGCATCACGATCAACTCCTTTGCATATAGCAAGCCGAGTTAAGAAGTTTGACGTTCCA ctcataaaattattgttgGATTATGGGGCTCATTTAGATACTCCGAATAAAGCTGGAAATACTCCAGCAGATTTAATATCTTCTTATCCTGGCAATAATGTAAATCtcgttaaatatattagtTTACAATGTCACGCGGCACACGCCATGTGTAAATATGGTATTGACTGTATAGAATTGCCATCTGCATTGCAAGAGTTTTTGGAATTTCACAGAGaataa
- the LOC122637495 gene encoding ankyrin repeat domain-containing protein 7-like codes for MRRTVLAQYNPIVCSNKSTMTSNDSILSFYDGQSHCLVTDILVPGYTIEEEFIRLIGFANFKKIRDFISKVSSHSINLHYPTFDLKTPLLEVVRRGDVQILALLIEKIPVCLDDTTTQPYGKTVLMSAAYITRNPEILQLLLKKGADIKKLDNRGWTCLQYAIVGERLKNVETLLDFGLDINIRDYNDRTPLMIAVLFSNVDVLLLLLNRGADVTAKDQTGFTALQLAILRKKRDAAILLIKRGSDVNLSTPLTKISLRKLSEITLPNLLPSIQYEEDALDCENQD; via the exons ATGCGCAGAACGGTGTTGGCACAATATAATCCTATTGTTTGTTCTAATAAATCCACGATGACTTCCAATGATTCGATATTATCCTTTTACGATGGTCAATCCCATTGTTTAGTCACAGATATCTTGGTACCTGGTTATACCATAGAAGAGGAATTCATAAGACTCATTGGATTTGCgaactttaaaaaaatcagagattttatttctaaagt TTCTAGCCATTCAATAAACTTACACTATCCCACGTTCGACTTAAAAACTCCCCTTCTAGAAGTTGTTCGTCGCGGCGATGTTCAAATTTTGGCGTTACTCATTGAAAAGATACCAGTCTGTTTGGATGATACGACTACGCAACCTTATGGAAAAACAGTTCTTATGAGTGCTGCATACATTACCAGAAATCCGGAAATATTACAATTGCTTTTAAAAAAAGGCGCTGACATCAAAAAGCTCGATAA TCGTGGTTGGACTTGTCTTCAATATGCCATAGTTGgagaacgtttgaaaaatgtgGAAACTCTTCTGGATTTCGGTTTGGATATCAATATTCGAGATTACAATGATCGAACACCGTTAATGATAGCCG ttcttttttcgaaCGTGGACGTCCTTTTGCTGCTTTTGAATCGTGGCGCCGATGTTACAGCTAAAGATCAAACAGGCTTCACAGCTTTACAACTTGCGATCTtgcgaaaaaagagagatgctGCTATTCTTTTGATTAAAAGAGGAAGCGACGTTAATCTGTCTACACCATTGACCAAAATTTCGCTTCGAAAATTATCCGAAATTACATTGCCAAACCTGTTACCATCTATCCAATACGAAGAAGATGCTCTCGATTGCGAGAATCAAGATTGA
- the LOC122637493 gene encoding protein fem-1 homolog C isoform X1, with protein MYSTEEIFDDLMDECKYAGPGAHLSYTLRNRIEKCKIETRKEIVSYKIDGCAPLFIACKRGHVDIVEYLITVCDADIEQRGKYAASDDRSIHYVTPLWCAAVSEKLPVVKCLIAHGADINAVSDSGSTPVRSTCFMTRMDIVSYLVENGADISKPNYNGGTCLINSIQSVELCIFLLQHGADVNARDIHNKTALYYAIQENRFRTTKLFLEHNADPHIRSRFNDDALQIACLRGTIPIFEYLVENVSYSSERLADANELMGSTFFYDHNDTQMALKYWRAAMEIRNSHMIDGKPLQKRPVLPKRDTYRYATEFTTLEELNAIALDIDAMRIQSLLICERILGPHHKDTLLRLMFRGASYADALRYQRCIDLWRRALEIRVEKDSILYADTYLTAQALLKLMVDLNEKTLEVMNRNGNKKEPRFCDVVAIFKLLSSQLIDAKKLLEIRPVHKRQQESYERILKCVTHLIYLLIETGETNEEKILTKQLVHELVKQNPRSAHAEDTLLHLCVSSLNTINTSYFTTANETQVIFPRLEVVKLLLECGAQVNARNASRSTPLHIASRVKKFDVPLIKLLLDYGAHLDTPNKAGNTPADLISSYPGNNVNLVKYISLQCHAAHAMCKYGIDCIELPSALQEFLEFHRE; from the exons aTGTATTCCAcggaagaaatatttgatgatCTTATGGATGAATGCAAATATGCTGGACCTGGTGCACACCTATCATATACTTTACGAAACCgtatagaaaaatgtaaaattgaaACTAGGAAAGAAATTGTGTCTTATAAAATAGATGGATGTGCACCATTATTTATTGCCTGCAAAAGAGGTCATGTAGACATTGTAGAATATCTGATAACGGTATGTGATGCAGATATTGAACAGAGAGGAAAGTATGCAGCATCTGATGATAGATCAATACATTATGTTACACCATTGTGGTGTGCTGCAGTATCTGAAAAACTTCCTGTAGTAAAGTGTTTGATAGCTCATGGTGCAGATATTAATGCTGTCTCAGATTCTGGTTCTACTCCAGTAAGGTCAACATGCTTCATGACACGTATGG atattgtATCCTATTTGGTTGAAAATGGTGCTGACATATCAAAACCAAATTATAATGGTGGAACATGTCTAATAAATTCAATACAGAGTGTAGAATTGTGCATTTTCCTTCTGCAGCATGGTGCTGATGTAAATGCTAGagatattcataataaaactGCCTTATATTATGCTATTCAAGAGAATAGATTTAGAACTACCAAACTTTTTCTTGAACATAACGCAGATCCTCATATTAGATCTCGTTTTAATGATGATGCACTTCAAATTGCTTGTTTAAGAGGGACCATTCcgatatttgaatatttgg tGGAAAACGTGTCTTATTCTTCAGAAAGATTAGCAGATGCTAATGAGTTGATGGGTTCCacatttttttacgatcataACGATACGCAAATGGCTTTAAAGTATTGGAGAGCAGCTATGGAAATTAGAAACTCTCACATGATAGATGGTAAACCATTACAAAAAAGACCTGTGTTACCCAAACGAGATACTTACAGATATGCAACAGAATTTACTACTCTAGAGGAATTAAATGCAATTGCACTTGATATAGATGCAATGCGAATACAAAGTTTATTAATATGTGAAAGAATATTAGGACCACATCATAAAGATACATTATTAAGGTTAATGTTTAGGGGAGCTTCATATGCAGATGCATTAag atATCAACGTTGCATAGATTTATGGCGTAGGGCATTAGAAATTCGTGTTGAAAAAGATTCT ATTTTGTATGCTGACACATATCTAACAGCACAAGCTTTATTGAAGCTTATGGttgatttaaacgaaaaaacttTGGAGGTCATGAATCgcaatggaaataaaaaggagcCTAGATTCTGTGATGTAGTAGCTATCTTTAAATTACTCTCAAGCCAATTAATAGAtgctaaaaaattattagag ATACGACCAGTGCATAAAAGGCAACAAGAAAGTTATGAACGAATCCTAAAATGTGTGactcatttaatatatttattgatagaAACTGGAGAAACTAATGAggagaaaatattaacaaaacaaCTAGTACATGAATTAGTTAAACAAAATCCAAGATCTGCACATGCAGAAGATACTCTTTTGCATCTGTGTGTATCTAGTTTGAATACTATCAACACAAGTTATTTTACTACCGCTAATGAAACTCAG GTAATTTTTCCACGTTTGGAAGTTGTTAAGTTACTTTTGGAATGTGGAGCGCAAGTCAATGCAAGAAATGCATCACGATCAACTCCTTTGCATATAGCAAGCCGAGTTAAGAAGTTTGACGTTCCA ctcataaaattattgttgGATTATGGGGCTCATTTAGATACTCCGAATAAAGCTGGAAATACTCCAGCAGATTTAATATCTTCTTATCCTGGCAATAATGTAAATCtcgttaaatatattagtTTACAATGTCACGCGGCACACGCCATGTGTAAATATGGTATTGACTGTATAGAATTGCCATCTGCATTGCAAGAGTTTTTGGAATTTCACAGAGaataa
- the LOC122637492 gene encoding protein Skeletor, isoforms B/C translates to MANAIKTWRASALMACLFLSYNGLAEENDEEYRGKYLGRLNAYHHQVSGELYAVDEYTLLLTTFNYDGNGADTFFWAGASNRPGPQGFIVPDEWGKTNILGRYFNRDFTLTLPDNKKITDIKWFAVYDLASQNTFGDVYIPEEFDPPAPQKISQLSKRSHDVSSESIVILDSKTISIPQFTYDGTGNDTYFWVGLGPQPSSKGTKVPDEYGYLDPLRAYKKEDIIIQLPGEMTVFNVDWLSVFDVKTKSNYGSIIIPDGLNVPPSLVKIVKHTQSLPNCVQLHKRYQVSWEIFGPQITIQLAGQVAEDEYMAFGLSGSDSSSQMEGADVTIAYMDGTRGYATDYNITAKAPCGKVLGQYKGVCKDELLGGLDSNQLYTAVRENGINTITYRRTLNSSDPGDKEYPTDKLAYIIWALGRLDENMEPNFHDLYPKSDLRLELSRQEPENTCMDFTEDNEQLVIPWEKAEIFDRSIRTFKATIGPSGGKKGYQGITGQTSMGYAWYIEGQLIPELYLRRGLTYNFVVYGGNNPHSSNLYHPLIITDEPHGGYDRLSDIAQSKIRVLAGVEFTRRGRPRPTAVGPLCLSKHDSRDRRLDDDFLSFKKFNRSLIYVCEPGEGGILEVTPNTSWPDVVYYNSFTHANMGWKIYVVDAYSRSKAILHNLSLTVGIVAVFFRLL, encoded by the exons ATGGCAAACGCCATAAAAACGTGGAGAGCGAGCGCTCTTATGGcgtgtctgtttctctcttataaCG GTTTGGCGGAGGAGAATGATGAGGAATATAGGGGAAAGTATCTTGGAAGATTGAACGCGTATCATCATCAAGTATCTGGTGAGTTATACGCAGTCGATGAGTACACGCTGCTTCTAACTACCTTCAATTACGATGGTAACGGAGCAGATACGTTCTTTTGGGCTGGTGCATCCAATCGGCCAGGTCCTCAAGGTTTCATCGTACCTGACGAGTGGGGCAA GACCAATATACTTGGTCGGTATTTCAATCGGGATTTTACGCTGACTTTGCCGGACAACAAAAAGATAACGGATATTAAATGGTTCGCCGTGTATGATTTGGCTAGTCAG AACACATTTGGCGATGTCTATATTCCTGAAGAATTTGATCCACCAGCTCCTCAGAAGATCTCTCAGCTATCCAAGAGATCTCATGATGTATCGTCTGAGTCGATAGTGATCTTGGATTCGAAGACAATCAGTATACCGCAATTTACGTATGACGGAACAGGGAATGATACGTATTTCTGGGTTGGCTTAGGTCCTCAACCATCGAGCAAAGGAACGAAGGTTCCTGATGAGTATGGATA CCTGGATCCACTACGTGcttataaaaaagaggatataataattcaattgcCAGGAGAAATGACTGTCTTTAACGTCGATTGGTTGAGCGTATTCGACGTAAAAACTAAATCGAATTATGGCTCGATTATTATACCAGACGGTCTTAACGTACCACCATCTTTagttaaa ATTGTCAAACATACGCAATCTCTGCCGAATTGTGTTCAGCTCCATAAACGTTATCAAGTTAGCTGGGAAATCTTTGGCCCACAGATCACGATACAATTGGCTGGTCAAGTTG CCGAAGATGAGTACATGGCTTTCGGCTTATCTGGTTCTGATAGCTCCAGCCAAATGGAAGGAGCAGATGTTACCATTGCTTATATGGATGGTACACGGGGTTATGCCACTGATTACAACATAACGGCAAAAGCACCG TGTGGAAAAGTCCTTGGACAGTACAAGGGTGTTTGCAAAGACGAGCTCTTAGGTGGACTAGACAGCAATCAATTGTATACCGCGGTAAGAGAAAACGGCATCAATACCATCACTTATAGGCGAACGCTTAATTCGT cTGATCCAGGAGACAAAGAATATCCTACGGACAAACTGGCTTATATAATTTGGGCGTTAGGAAGATTAGACGAGAATATGGAACCTAATTTCCACGATCTCTATCCTAAAAGTGATTTGCGATTAGAATTGAGTCGTCAGGAACCAGAAAATACCTGTATGGATTTCACGGAAGATAATGAACAGCTCGT GATACCTTGGGAAAAGGCAGAGATATTCGATAGGAGTATTAGAACTTTTAAAGCTACTATTGGACCATCTGGAGGAAAAAAGGGTTATCAAGGAATAACAG GACAAACGTCGATGGGTTACGCGTGGTACATTGAAGGTCAATTAATACCGGAATTGTATTTACGTCGAGGATTAACATACAACTTCGTTGTCTACGGAGGCAATAATCCTCATAGTTCTAATTTGTATCATCCTTTAATTATTACGGACGAACCTCACGGAGGCTACGATAGACTCAGCGATATTGCACAAAGTAAAATAAGAGTGTTAGCTGGCGTTGAGTTTACTAGAAGAGGTCGACCAAGACCAACGGCAG TGGGTCCTCTTTGTTTGAGCAAGCATGACAGCAGAGATAGAAGACTAGACGAtgactttttatctttcaagaAGTTTAACAGAAGCcttatatatgtttgtgaACCTG GCGAAGGAGGTATTCTAGAAGTGACACCTAACACATCGTGGCCAGATgttgtttattataattccTTTACTCATGCAAATATGGGTTGGAAAATATACGTTGTTGATGCTTATTCCCGAAGCAAAGCAATTTTACATAACTTATCCCTGACTGTTGGAATAGTGGCTGTgttttttcgtcttttataa